TAGATAAACCGCTGACGGAAGCGCCTGTCGTTCTGGAAAAGCCTGTCGTTGAAGAACAGATAAAGGTTGAAGCGGAACAGCTGATCCAACCTGCCGCCGAGCGTGACGTTACCGCAGCGGCTGACGAACCGACCGACACTATCCCTGAATCAGCCGTATCGACCCCTATTATTTCGGAAACAGACGATCGTGACGCGATAGAACATGACGTTCTCGATCGAGATGTCGTCGATCCGATCGTACAGACCGAGATCGCCGACAGCGCGACGGTGGCTAATGCTGAGCCGGACGTTGTGCAGCAAGAAGAGCAAGAATACAAAGAACAAGAATCTGTGCAGCCAGATGATGTGCCTGTCGTGGCGCAAGAACAGGAACGTCCGACGAAAGAAGGTTTCTTCGCTCGCCTGAAACGCAGTCTGGTAAAAACGCGCCAGAACCTCGGTTCAGGATTTATCGGATTGTTTCGCGGTAAGAAAATCGACGACGATCTGTTTGATGAACTGGAAGAACAGCTGCTGGTTGCGGATGTCGGGGTCGAGACGACCCGTAAAATCATCACCAGCCTGACAGAGCACGCCAGCCGCCGCCAACTGAAAGATGCTGATACGCTTTTTGTGAAGCTGAAAGAAGAAATGGCGGAGATTCTTGCTAAGGTGGACGCCCCGCTGAATATCGAAGGCAAAACGCCGTATGTCATTCTGATGGTTGGCGTTAATGGCGTGGGTAAAACCACCACCATCGGGAAAATGGCACGTCAGTTCCAGGCGCAGGGTAAATCCGTGATGCTGGCGGCGGGGGACACTTTCCGTGCGGCGGCGGTCGAGCAGCTTCAGGTCTGGGGACAGCGCAATAACGTTGCTGTGGTCGCACAGCATACGGGTGCGGATTCGGCATCGGTGATTTTCGATGCGATTCAGGCAGCGAAAGCGCGCGGCGTTGATGTCCTGATCGCGGACACCGCGGGTCGCTTGCAGAACAAAGCGCACCTGATGGAAGAGCTGAAAAAGATTGTGCGCGTGATGAAGAAGCTGGATGAAGACGCGCCGCATGAAGTGATGCTGACGTTGGATGCGAGCACCGGGCAGAACGCGGTGAGTCAGGCCAAGCTGTTTAATGAAGCGGTTGGGCTGACGGGTATTACCTTAACTAAGCTGGACGGGACCGCGAAAGGCGGGGTGATTTTCGCCATTGCTGACCAGTTCGCTATTCCTATCCGCTATATTGGGGTAGGTGAAGGTATTGAAGATTTACGGCCATTCAAGGCCGACGATTTTATTGAGGCACTTTTTGCCCGAGAGGATTAAAACGGATGATTCGTTTTGAACAGGTCAGTAAAGCTTACCTCGGTGGGCGTCAGGCATTACAAGGGGTCGATTTCCATCTGCGCCCCGCGGAAATGGCGTTCCTGACCGGCCATTCCGGCGCAGGGAAAAGTACCCTGCTGAAACTGATTTGTGGCATTGAGCGTCCCAGCGCGGGTCAGATTTTGTTTGGCGGTCACAATATCAGCCGCCTGAAAAAACGCGAAGTCCCGTTCCTGCGACGCCAGATCGGCATGATCTTTCAGGATCACCATCTGCTGATGGAACGCACGGTCTATGACAACGTCGCGATGCCGCTCATCATCGCGGGTGCCAGCAGTGAGGATATCCGTCGCCGGGTATCCGCCGCGTTGGACAAGGTTGGCCTGCTGGATAAAGCGAAAAACTATCCTATCCAGCTGTCCGGTGGTGAGCAGCAGCGCGTTGGCATTGCGCGTGCGGTGGTGAACAAACCCGCCGTATTGCTGGCAGATGAACCGACTGGCAACCTGGACGAAGCGCTGTCAGAAGGCATTTTGCGCCTGTTTGAAGAATTCAATCGCGTTGGCGTTACCGTTCTGATGGCGACGCATGACACTGGGCTGATCGCCCGCCGTAATTACCGTGTGCTGACGCTGTCGGATGGTCGCATGGTGGGGGGAAACCACAATGGCGAATAACGTCCGTAACGCGAAAAAGCCTGTCGCGAAAGCCAAAGCGCTGCGCGGCGGCTGGCAGGAACAGTGGCGCTATGCCTGGATGAATACGCTAGCTGATATGCTGCGCCAGCCGCTGGCTACCTTTCTGACCGTGATGGTCATCGCCATCTCGTTGGCGCTACCTAGCATCTGCTATCTGGTATGGAAAAACGTCAGTCAGGCGGCCACACAGTGGTATCCCTCGCCGCAGCTGACGGTGTATCTGGATAAATCGCTGGATGACAACGCGGCGCAGGCGGTGATCACGCAGCTTCAATCTGAAGAGGGCGTTGATAAAGTCAATTACCTGTCGCGCAATGAAGCGATGGGCGAATTCCGCAACTGGTCCGGTTTTGGCGGCGCGCTCGATATGCTGGAAGAGAATCCGCTGCCGGCGGTAGCGATTATCACGCCGAAAATGAGTTTTCAGGATTCCACCACGCTGACGACGCTGCGCGACCGAGTGGCGGCGACGCAGGGCGTGGATGAAGTACGGATGGATGACAGCTGGTTTGCGCGGCTGGTGGCATTGACCAATCTGGTTGGGCAAATTTCCGTGACGATTGGCGTCCTGATGGTGGTTGCCGTCTTTTTGGTGATCGGCAACAGCGTGCGCCTGAGTATTTTCAGCCGCCGCGAAACCATCAACGTGATGAAGCTGATTGGGGCGACAGACGGCTTTATTCTGCGTCCGTTCCTGAATGGCGGGGCAGCAATGGGCGTAGGCGGCGCTGTACTGTCGCTGATTTTATCGCAAGCGCTGGTCTGGAAGCTGGGCGCCGTGGTGACGCAGGTGGCGTCCGTCTTCGGTACGACGTTTGCCGTCAAAGGATTAAGCTGGGATGAATCCCTGCTGCTACTGTTAATCGCTGGCATGATTGGCTGGTTGGCCGCCTGGCTGGCAACGGTGCAACATTTACGCCGTTTTACACCACAGTAAGCGTTTTCTGGTATAATTATCCCCTGTAATTCAGACCGTATTGCAGGGGAAGTCTCCTCAGCGACATCTCTTCTTTGTTCTTCCCGCTGTGTTTTCCCCTTGGTTTAGCGTGTGTGAGTGACGCGTTTTTCTCCTGCTTGATCTCTGACATGAGGTGAATAAAATGAGAGGAACTTGCGAGCGAAATCACAGTCTGAATAGACAGATTTTAGGATTTGACTGAATACGCTTTAAAGGTGCCGTGTTTTGCCATCTTCGCGCAAAACGATGCGGTGAAGCAGTGCTAAGATAGTCGACTGCAATATGACGAGTAGAGCAACTGAGAGGGTTGAATGACCAAAGATATGCAAACTTTCACCTTAGTTCCCCAGGGCAGTCTGGAAGGGTATATTCGTGCCGCCAATGCCTATCCGATGCTGACGGCGGAGGAAGAGCGGGCGCTGGCTGAACGGCTGCATTATCAGGGCGATCTGGAGGCTGCTAAGCACCTGATTCTGTCACACCTGCGTTTTGTTATTCACGTTGCCCGTAACTATTCCGGCTACGGCCTGCCGCAGGCGGACCTGATTCAGGAAGGGAACATCGGCCTGATGAAAGCGGTACGTCGCTTTAACCCTGAAGTTGGCGTGCGTCTGGTTTCTTTCGCCGTGCATTGGATCAAAGCCGAAATTCATGAATACGTGCTGCGTAACTGGCGTATCGTGAAAGTCGCGACCACTAAAGCACAGCGTAAACTGTTCTTTAACCTGCGTAAGTCAAAAACGCGCCTCGGCTGGTTTAATCAGGATGAAGTCGAACTGGTCGCCCGTGAGCTTGGCGTGACCAGCAAAGACGTGCGTGAGATGGAATCCCGTATGGCGGCGCAGGACATGACGTTCGATCCGACGCCGGAAGAGGATTCGCACGACGGCAAGGCGATGTCGCCGATGCTTTACCTACAGGATAAATCGTCTGACTTTGCCGATGGCATTGAAGAAGATAACTGGGAAACGCATGCGGCCGATAAGCTCACCTATGCGCTGGAAGGGCTGGACGAACGCAGCCAGCACATTATTCGCGCCCGCTGGTTGGATGATGACAACAAATCCACCTTGCAGGAACTGGCCGATCAATACGGTGTTTCCGCAGAGCGTGTGCGTCAGTTAGAAAAGAATGCGATGAAAAAACTGCGAGCGGCGATAGAAGCCTAATCGCTCTCATCGTCTCTTTCTGTAGCGACCGGGTAATGCCCGGTCGTTTTGTTTTTGTCTGGGGTCAGTCCGGCTTATCTGGGTTGATTTCGTCAAGAATCAGCGTCGTTTCTTTTCTGCGAATATAGCGCCAGCCGCCGGATACGGGGGAGAATCCGCAGGACACCATAAACCGTGCCAGCACGTCCTCTTTGATCGCGGCATGATTCGCTGTGGCCAACCACCACTCATTCACTTCAGGAAGCTGACGGCGCGCCTCATCAACCAAAAGTTGTCCTACTCCCCGGCGGCGCGTCACTTCACGTACCATCAGATCGCTCAGCTCTGCATAGTCCCCCGCAATTTCGACCAGCATTCCTCCGAGTAACCGATCGTTAAAACGCGCGGCAAAGAGTCGTCGAGTTGGTTTTAGTCCCGCTTCTAATAAATCAATGTTTTGATGCGGCCAGATTTTTGCCAGATCAATTTTGTCCTGAGGGCTGAATTGGGTGAGGCATTCAACGGTGAGTTTCATTTTTATCGGCACTCCATCATATGAGTGAAGAATAATGTAGTTGTTTTGTAGTGGATCAGTTGTGTAATTTGAGCGTTATGGTTAATAGGGCAAATGTTTTTCTCATTCTTCGTTTTTCGAGTAATCCATCAACAATTAATGCACAAAGTAGAATATCTGACTATATATAAATTGAATGCTGGTTTTTGCATCTGGTGTTTTGTGCTGTTTGCTCCGCTTGTTTCTGACAGTGTCAGTTGATTTGCAGCATAAAATTCCTGTTTAATAATATGAAAAATAAAGCCTTATTAGAAAAGATTACTAATAATAACCTA
The nucleotide sequence above comes from Pectobacterium brasiliense. Encoded proteins:
- the ftsY gene encoding signal recognition particle-docking protein FtsY — protein: MSKEKKRGFFSWLGLGKQEEKQQEQPQEQPVFQEKPTVQEKIVVDEQPSAAEPDAAASAHQTVEHAPEQVDKPLTEAPVVLEKPVVEEQIKVEAEQLIQPAAERDVTAAADEPTDTIPESAVSTPIISETDDRDAIEHDVLDRDVVDPIVQTEIADSATVANAEPDVVQQEEQEYKEQESVQPDDVPVVAQEQERPTKEGFFARLKRSLVKTRQNLGSGFIGLFRGKKIDDDLFDELEEQLLVADVGVETTRKIITSLTEHASRRQLKDADTLFVKLKEEMAEILAKVDAPLNIEGKTPYVILMVGVNGVGKTTTIGKMARQFQAQGKSVMLAAGDTFRAAAVEQLQVWGQRNNVAVVAQHTGADSASVIFDAIQAAKARGVDVLIADTAGRLQNKAHLMEELKKIVRVMKKLDEDAPHEVMLTLDASTGQNAVSQAKLFNEAVGLTGITLTKLDGTAKGGVIFAIADQFAIPIRYIGVGEGIEDLRPFKADDFIEALFARED
- the ftsE gene encoding cell division ATP-binding protein FtsE, encoding MIRFEQVSKAYLGGRQALQGVDFHLRPAEMAFLTGHSGAGKSTLLKLICGIERPSAGQILFGGHNISRLKKREVPFLRRQIGMIFQDHHLLMERTVYDNVAMPLIIAGASSEDIRRRVSAALDKVGLLDKAKNYPIQLSGGEQQRVGIARAVVNKPAVLLADEPTGNLDEALSEGILRLFEEFNRVGVTVLMATHDTGLIARRNYRVLTLSDGRMVGGNHNGE
- the ftsX gene encoding permease-like cell division protein FtsX, whose product is MANNVRNAKKPVAKAKALRGGWQEQWRYAWMNTLADMLRQPLATFLTVMVIAISLALPSICYLVWKNVSQAATQWYPSPQLTVYLDKSLDDNAAQAVITQLQSEEGVDKVNYLSRNEAMGEFRNWSGFGGALDMLEENPLPAVAIITPKMSFQDSTTLTTLRDRVAATQGVDEVRMDDSWFARLVALTNLVGQISVTIGVLMVVAVFLVIGNSVRLSIFSRRETINVMKLIGATDGFILRPFLNGGAAMGVGGAVLSLILSQALVWKLGAVVTQVASVFGTTFAVKGLSWDESLLLLLIAGMIGWLAAWLATVQHLRRFTPQ
- the rpoH gene encoding RNA polymerase sigma factor RpoH: MTKDMQTFTLVPQGSLEGYIRAANAYPMLTAEEERALAERLHYQGDLEAAKHLILSHLRFVIHVARNYSGYGLPQADLIQEGNIGLMKAVRRFNPEVGVRLVSFAVHWIKAEIHEYVLRNWRIVKVATTKAQRKLFFNLRKSKTRLGWFNQDEVELVARELGVTSKDVREMESRMAAQDMTFDPTPEEDSHDGKAMSPMLYLQDKSSDFADGIEEDNWETHAADKLTYALEGLDERSQHIIRARWLDDDNKSTLQELADQYGVSAERVRQLEKNAMKKLRAAIEA
- the panM gene encoding aspartate 1-decarboxylase autocleavage activator PanM — its product is MKLTVECLTQFSPQDKIDLAKIWPHQNIDLLEAGLKPTRRLFAARFNDRLLGGMLVEIAGDYAELSDLMVREVTRRRGVGQLLVDEARRQLPEVNEWWLATANHAAIKEDVLARFMVSCGFSPVSGGWRYIRRKETTLILDEINPDKPD